In the Streptomyces formicae genome, one interval contains:
- a CDS encoding adenine phosphoribosyltransferase translates to MTELAGVTELLLSRIRDVPDYPKPGVMFKDITPLLADPEAFAALTDTLADLSVRQGATKIVGLEARGFILGAPVALRAGLGFIPVRKAGKLPGATLKQRYDLEYGSAEIEVHAEDLAAGDRVMVIDDVLATGGTAGASLDLIRRAGAEVAGVAVLMELGFLDGRQKLERALDGAPLEALITV, encoded by the coding sequence ATGACCGAGCTGGCAGGCGTCACGGAGCTGCTGCTCAGCCGTATCCGTGACGTCCCGGACTACCCGAAGCCGGGCGTGATGTTCAAGGACATCACCCCGCTCCTGGCGGATCCCGAGGCGTTCGCCGCGCTGACGGACACGCTGGCCGACCTCAGCGTTCGGCAGGGCGCCACGAAGATCGTCGGCCTGGAGGCCCGCGGCTTCATCCTCGGCGCCCCCGTCGCGCTCCGCGCGGGGCTCGGCTTCATCCCCGTACGCAAGGCGGGCAAGCTCCCCGGAGCGACGCTCAAGCAGCGCTACGACCTGGAGTACGGCAGCGCCGAGATCGAGGTGCACGCCGAGGACCTGGCCGCGGGTGACCGCGTCATGGTCATCGACGACGTCCTCGCCACCGGCGGTACCGCCGGGGCCTCGCTCGACCTCATCCGTCGCGCGGGCGCCGAGGTGGCAGGCGTCGCGGTCCTCATGGAACTCGGCTTCCTCGACGGTCGGCAGAAGCTGGAGCGCGCCCTGGACGGGGCGCCGCTGGAGGCTCTCATCACTGTCTGA
- the secF gene encoding protein translocase subunit SecF, which produces MSKLGNLGARLYRGEVGYDFVGKRKIWYAVSILITITAIVGLAVRGLNMGIEFEGGAVFNTPKTSASVAKAEESAEKASGHDAIVQKLGDDKLRIQIAGVDIKKSDQIKKSLAADLDVKAEDIDADLVGPSWGEQIANKAWQGLAIFMVLVVIYLAIAFEWRMAIAALIALIHDITITVGVYALVGFEVTPGTVIGLLTILGYSLYDTVVVFDSLKEQSKDITKQTRQTYSELANKSINGTLVRSINTTVVALLPVAGLLFIGGGVLGAGMLNDISLSLFVGLAAGAYSSIFIATPLVADFKEREPQMKALKKRVLAKRAAAAAKGESAEAPEREADEADDVEDGPDDAAPAVVGPRTQPASRNRGRGRPSGKRR; this is translated from the coding sequence ATGTCGAAGCTCGGCAATCTCGGCGCCAGGCTCTACCGCGGTGAGGTCGGCTACGACTTCGTCGGCAAGCGCAAGATCTGGTACGCCGTCTCGATCCTGATCACCATCACGGCCATCGTCGGCCTCGCGGTGCGCGGTCTGAACATGGGCATCGAGTTCGAGGGCGGTGCCGTCTTCAACACCCCGAAGACGAGCGCCTCGGTCGCCAAGGCCGAGGAGTCCGCCGAAAAGGCCTCGGGCCACGACGCGATCGTCCAGAAGCTGGGTGACGACAAGCTCCGCATCCAGATCGCGGGCGTCGACATCAAGAAGTCCGACCAGATCAAGAAGTCGCTGGCCGCCGATCTCGACGTCAAGGCCGAGGACATCGACGCCGACCTGGTCGGCCCCAGCTGGGGCGAGCAGATCGCCAACAAGGCCTGGCAGGGCCTGGCGATCTTCATGGTCCTCGTGGTGATCTACCTGGCCATCGCCTTCGAGTGGCGCATGGCCATCGCGGCACTGATCGCGCTGATCCATGACATCACGATCACCGTGGGCGTGTACGCCCTGGTCGGCTTCGAGGTCACGCCGGGTACGGTGATCGGTCTGCTGACCATTCTCGGTTACTCGCTCTACGACACGGTCGTGGTCTTCGACAGCTTGAAGGAGCAGTCGAAGGACATCACCAAGCAGACCAGGCAGACCTACAGCGAACTCGCCAACAAGAGCATCAACGGCACCCTGGTGCGCTCCATCAACACCACGGTCGTCGCGCTGCTCCCGGTGGCGGGCCTGCTCTTCATCGGTGGTGGTGTCCTGGGCGCGGGCATGCTCAACGACATCTCGCTCTCGCTGTTCGTCGGCCTCGCGGCCGGTGCGTACTCCTCGATCTTCATCGCCACGCCGCTCGTCGCCGACTTCAAGGAGCGCGAGCCGCAGATGAAGGCCCTCAAGAAGCGGGTGCTCGCCAAGCGCGCGGCGGCCGCGGCCAAGGGCGAGTCGGCCGAGGCCCCCGAGCGGGAGGCCGACGAGGCGGACGACGTCGAGGACGGCCCGGATGACGCCGCCCCGGCGGTGGTCGGCCCGCGCACGCAGCCCGCTTCGCGCAACCGCGGCCGGGGCCGTCCCTCGGGGAAGCGCCGATGA
- the secD gene encoding protein translocase subunit SecD translates to MAAPKKGRRQSAPGKPGRSLVFILIALVALTGGMFLSGHTTPRLGIDLAGGTSITLEAKNEPGQKNAINPTNMNTAVDIINNRVNGLGVSEAEVQTQGDKNIIVNIPKGTNEKQAREQVGTTAQLFFRPVITQAPGEPTPQPSDSASTGADKDKGKKDEKDKATDKATSPTSTPTSQGRAVSDALKDAPTPPASDKDKDGKKDPTPSADPATAKLQEKFTKLDCTDKKARVAAGQGVKPSEPTVACGKSPDGKTWDKFVLGPAEVNGKDVGKAQATINQNSGAWVVNMTFTKGGSKKFAKVTSKLSQQQPPQNQFAIVLDGDVVSAPSVNTTLSANAEISGSFDQESAKDLANVLSYGALPLTFHEQSVTTVSPALGGEQLKAGLIAGAIGLALVIIYLVVYYRGLSLIAIASLLVSAALTYAIMTLLGPTIKFALNLPAVCGAIVAIGITADSFIVFFERVRDEVREGRTLRPAVERAWPRARRTILVSDFVSFLAAAVLFVVTVGKVQGFAFTLGLTTLLDVVVVFFFTKPLMTLMARKKFFANGHKWSGLDPKRLGAKPPLRRSRTASAPVDPKEA, encoded by the coding sequence GTGGCAGCACCGAAGAAGGGCCGAAGGCAGAGCGCGCCGGGCAAGCCGGGCCGCTCACTGGTCTTCATCTTGATCGCCCTCGTGGCGCTCACCGGGGGAATGTTCCTCTCCGGGCACACCACGCCGCGCCTCGGCATCGACCTCGCCGGTGGTACGAGCATCACGCTCGAGGCGAAGAACGAGCCGGGCCAGAAGAACGCGATCAACCCGACCAACATGAACACCGCGGTTGACATCATCAACAACCGCGTCAACGGTCTGGGCGTCTCCGAGGCCGAGGTTCAGACCCAGGGCGACAAGAACATCATCGTCAACATCCCCAAGGGGACGAACGAGAAGCAGGCGCGCGAGCAGGTCGGTACGACCGCTCAGCTCTTCTTCCGCCCGGTGATCACGCAGGCCCCTGGTGAGCCGACGCCCCAGCCGTCCGACAGCGCCTCGACCGGCGCCGACAAGGACAAGGGCAAGAAGGACGAGAAGGACAAGGCCACCGACAAGGCGACCTCTCCGACCTCCACCCCGACCTCCCAGGGCCGTGCCGTCAGCGACGCCCTGAAGGACGCCCCGACGCCGCCCGCCTCGGACAAGGACAAGGACGGGAAGAAGGACCCCACCCCGTCCGCCGACCCGGCCACGGCCAAGCTGCAGGAGAAGTTCACCAAGCTCGACTGCACGGACAAGAAGGCCCGCGTCGCCGCGGGCCAGGGCGTCAAGCCGTCCGAGCCGACCGTCGCCTGTGGCAAGAGCCCCGACGGCAAGACCTGGGACAAGTTCGTCCTCGGCCCCGCCGAGGTCAACGGCAAGGACGTCGGCAAGGCGCAGGCGACCATCAACCAGAACTCCGGTGCCTGGGTCGTCAACATGACCTTCACCAAGGGCGGCTCGAAGAAGTTCGCGAAGGTCACCAGCAAGCTCTCGCAGCAGCAGCCCCCGCAGAACCAGTTCGCGATCGTCCTGGACGGCGACGTCGTCTCGGCCCCCAGCGTCAACACGACCCTGAGCGCCAACGCCGAGATCTCCGGCAGCTTCGATCAGGAGTCCGCCAAGGACCTGGCGAACGTCCTTTCGTACGGCGCCCTGCCGCTCACCTTCCACGAGCAGAGCGTCACCACGGTCAGCCCGGCGCTCGGTGGCGAGCAGCTCAAGGCGGGTCTGATCGCCGGTGCCATCGGCCTCGCCCTGGTCATCATCTACCTGGTGGTCTACTACCGCGGCCTGTCGCTCATCGCCATCGCGAGCCTCCTGGTCTCCGCGGCGCTGACGTACGCGATCATGACGCTGCTCGGCCCGACGATTAAGTTCGCGCTCAACCTGCCAGCGGTGTGTGGTGCGATCGTTGCCATCGGTATCACCGCGGACTCGTTCATCGTGTTCTTCGAACGCGTACGGGACGAGGTCCGCGAGGGACGCACGCTGCGCCCCGCCGTCGAGAGGGCCTGGCCGCGCGCCCGGCGCACCATCCTGGTCTCCGACTTCGTCTCGTTCCTCGCCGCCGCGGTGCTCTTCGTGGTCACGGTCGGCAAGGTGCAGGGCTTCGCGTTCACGCTCGGTCTGACCACCCTGCTCGACGTCGTCGTGGTGTTCTTCTTCACCAAGCCGCTGATGACGCTCATGGCCCGCAAGAAGTTCTTCGCGAACGGCCACAAGTGGTCCGGACTCGACCCGAAGCGGCTCGGCGCCAAGCCGCCGCTGCGCAGGTCCCGCACCGCCTCCGCCCCCGTCGACCCGAAGGAGGCGTGA
- the yajC gene encoding preprotein translocase subunit YajC encodes MNIVTLLPFIVLIGAMFLMTRSAKKKQQAAAAMRNEMQPGTGIRTIGGMYATVKEVHDEAVLLEVAPGVHAVYAKNSIGAVLDDDEYNRIVHGTEDDLNEDAPVVPDDASSLTETDEPADASDDSPIDLGKKDAAAEADEAQPKKTDGESDAK; translated from the coding sequence GTGAATATCGTGACCCTCCTCCCGTTCATCGTGCTCATCGGGGCCATGTTCCTGATGACCCGCTCGGCCAAGAAGAAGCAGCAGGCCGCCGCGGCGATGCGTAACGAGATGCAGCCCGGCACCGGCATCCGCACGATCGGGGGCATGTACGCCACCGTCAAGGAGGTCCACGACGAAGCCGTCCTCCTTGAGGTGGCCCCCGGTGTCCACGCGGTTTACGCGAAGAACTCGATCGGCGCCGTCCTCGACGACGACGAGTACAACCGCATCGTGCACGGCACCGAGGACGACCTGAACGAGGACGCCCCCGTCGTTCCTGACGACGCCTCCTCCCTGACCGAGACCGACGAGCCCGCCGACGCTTCCGACGACTCGCCCATCGACCTCGGCAAGAAGGACGCGGCCGCCGAGGCCGACGAAGCGCAGCCGAAGAAGACCGACGGCGAGTCCGACGCGAAGTAG
- the ruvB gene encoding Holliday junction branch migration DNA helicase RuvB, whose translation MNWDDTTDEAAVAAERLVGASADGEDQAVEAALRPKDLGEFIGQEKVREQLDLVLRAARARGATADHVLLSGAPGLGKTTLSMIIAAEMGAPIRITSGPAIQHAGDLAAILSSLQEGEVLFLDEIHRMSRPAEEMLYMAMEDFRVDVIVGKGPGATAIPLELPPFTLVGATTRAGLLPPPLRDRFGFTAHMEFYEPAELERVVHRSAQLLDVEIDPAGAAEIAGRSRGTPRIANRLLRRVRDYAQVKADGEINRDIAGAALAVYEVDERGLDRLDRAVLEALLKLFGGGPVGLSTLAVAVGEERETVEEVAEPFLVREGLLARTPRGRVATPAAWAHLGLVPPRQAGGKGQQDLFGA comes from the coding sequence ATGAACTGGGACGACACGACCGACGAAGCTGCCGTCGCGGCCGAGCGACTGGTCGGTGCGTCCGCCGACGGCGAGGACCAGGCCGTGGAGGCCGCCCTGCGCCCCAAGGACCTGGGCGAGTTCATCGGCCAGGAGAAGGTCCGCGAGCAGCTCGACCTGGTGCTGCGCGCGGCCCGCGCGCGGGGTGCCACCGCCGACCACGTCCTGCTCTCCGGCGCCCCCGGCCTCGGCAAGACGACCCTCTCGATGATCATCGCCGCCGAGATGGGCGCCCCGATCCGCATCACCAGCGGCCCCGCCATCCAGCACGCGGGCGACCTCGCCGCGATCCTCTCCTCCCTCCAGGAGGGCGAGGTTCTCTTCCTTGACGAGATCCACCGGATGTCGCGGCCCGCCGAGGAGATGCTCTACATGGCGATGGAGGACTTCCGCGTCGACGTGATCGTCGGCAAGGGCCCGGGCGCCACCGCCATCCCGCTCGAACTGCCGCCCTTCACCCTGGTCGGCGCCACCACGCGCGCGGGCCTGCTGCCGCCGCCGCTGCGCGACCGCTTCGGCTTCACCGCGCACATGGAGTTCTACGAGCCCGCCGAGCTGGAGCGGGTCGTGCACCGCTCCGCCCAGCTCCTCGACGTGGAGATCGACCCGGCGGGGGCGGCCGAGATCGCCGGGCGCTCCCGCGGCACGCCCCGCATCGCCAACCGCCTGCTGCGCCGCGTGCGGGACTACGCCCAGGTCAAGGCCGACGGCGAGATCAACCGCGACATCGCGGGCGCGGCCCTCGCGGTCTACGAAGTGGACGAGCGCGGCCTCGACCGCCTCGACCGGGCCGTCCTGGAGGCCCTGCTCAAGCTGTTCGGCGGCGGCCCCGTCGGCCTGTCGACGCTCGCGGTCGCGGTGGGGGAGGAGCGCGAGACGGTCGAGGAGGTGGCGGAGCCCTTCCTGGTACGGGAGGGCCTGCTGGCCCGCACCCCGCGCGGCCGCGTCGCCACCCCCGCGGCATGGGCGCATCTCGGCCTCGTGCCGCCACGTCAGGCGGGCGGAAAGGGACAACAGGACCTCTTCGGGGCGTGA
- the ruvA gene encoding Holliday junction branch migration protein RuvA, with amino-acid sequence MIAFVSGPVAALAPDTAVVEVGGIGMAVQCAPNTLSTLRVGQHAKLATSLVVREDSLTLYGFADDDERQTFELLQTASGVGPRLAQAMLAVHSPDALRRAVATGDEKALTAVPGIGKKGAQKLLLEYKDRLGEPLGTGGPAIGKAVTAGWHDQLHAALIGLGYATREADEAVAAVTPQAEAMESPQVGQLLKAALQTLNRTR; translated from the coding sequence ATGATCGCCTTCGTCAGCGGCCCCGTAGCCGCCCTCGCCCCCGATACCGCGGTGGTCGAGGTCGGCGGCATCGGCATGGCCGTCCAGTGCGCGCCGAACACGCTCTCCACGCTCCGCGTCGGCCAGCACGCCAAGCTCGCCACCTCCCTCGTCGTACGGGAGGACTCCCTCACCCTGTACGGGTTCGCGGACGACGACGAGCGCCAGACCTTCGAGCTCCTGCAGACCGCGAGCGGCGTCGGGCCGCGCCTGGCGCAGGCCATGCTCGCCGTGCACAGCCCGGACGCGCTGCGCCGCGCGGTCGCCACCGGCGACGAGAAGGCCCTCACGGCCGTGCCCGGCATCGGCAAGAAGGGCGCCCAGAAGCTCCTCCTGGAGTACAAGGACCGCCTGGGGGAGCCGCTCGGCACCGGAGGACCCGCGATCGGCAAGGCCGTCACCGCGGGCTGGCACGACCAGCTGCACGCCGCGCTGATCGGCCTCGGGTACGCCACGCGCGAGGCCGACGAGGCCGTCGCCGCCGTCACCCCGCAGGCCGAGGCCATGGAGTCGCCGCAGGTGGGCCAGCTCCTCAAGGCGGCGCTCCAGACCCTGAACCGCACCCGCTAG
- the ruvC gene encoding crossover junction endodeoxyribonuclease RuvC, which yields MRVLGVDPGLTRCGVGVVDGVAGRPLTLRGVGVVRTPPDAELGHRLVAIEQGIEQWLDEHDPEVLAVERVFSQHNVRTVMGTAQASAVAMLCASRRGIPVALHTPSEVKAAVTGSGRADKAQVGAMVTRLLRLDAPPKPADAADALALAICHIWRAPAQNRLQQAVTQNRLQQAAALHAAKTAASKTSTAQKGRTA from the coding sequence GTGCGGGTACTGGGTGTGGACCCGGGGCTGACCCGGTGCGGTGTCGGGGTCGTCGACGGAGTCGCCGGGCGCCCGCTCACCCTGCGCGGGGTCGGTGTCGTCCGCACCCCGCCGGACGCCGAGTTGGGCCACCGGCTGGTCGCCATCGAGCAGGGCATCGAGCAGTGGCTCGACGAGCACGACCCCGAAGTCCTCGCCGTCGAGCGCGTGTTCAGCCAGCACAACGTGCGCACGGTCATGGGCACCGCCCAGGCCAGCGCCGTCGCCATGCTCTGCGCCTCGCGTCGCGGCATCCCCGTCGCCCTGCACACCCCCAGCGAGGTCAAGGCCGCCGTCACCGGCAGCGGCCGCGCCGACAAGGCGCAGGTCGGAGCCATGGTCACCCGCCTCCTGCGGCTCGACGCGCCCCCCAAGCCCGCCGACGCCGCGGACGCCCTCGCCCTCGCCATCTGTCACATCTGGCGCGCCCCCGCGCAGAACCGCCTCCAGCAGGCCGTCACCCAGAACCGCCTCCAGCAGGCCGCGGCGCTGCACGCGGCGAAGACCGCAGCGTCCAAGACCTCCACAGCACAGAAAGGCCGTACCGCATGA
- a CDS encoding YebC/PmpR family DNA-binding transcriptional regulator, whose translation MSGHSKWATTKHKKAVIDAKRGKLFAKMIKNIEVAARTGGADVSGNPTLFDAIQKAKKSSVPNKNIDSAVKRGAGLEAGGADYETIMYEGYGPNGVAVLIECLTDNRNRAASDVRVAMTRNGGSMADPGSVSYLFNRKGVVIVPKGELSEDDVLGAVLDAGAEEVNDLGESFEVLSEATDMVAVRTALQDAGIEYDSADANFVPTMQVELDEEGARKIFKLIDALEDSDDVQNVFANFDVSDEVMAKVDA comes from the coding sequence ATGTCCGGCCACTCTAAATGGGCTACGACGAAGCACAAGAAGGCCGTGATCGACGCCAAGCGCGGCAAGCTCTTCGCGAAGATGATCAAGAACATCGAGGTGGCGGCCCGCACCGGTGGGGCTGACGTCTCGGGTAACCCGACCCTCTTCGACGCCATCCAGAAGGCCAAGAAGAGCTCGGTCCCGAACAAGAACATCGACTCGGCGGTCAAGCGCGGCGCCGGTCTCGAAGCGGGTGGCGCCGACTACGAGACGATCATGTACGAGGGCTATGGCCCGAACGGCGTCGCGGTGCTCATCGAGTGCCTCACCGACAACCGCAACCGTGCCGCGTCCGACGTGCGCGTCGCCATGACGCGCAACGGCGGCTCGATGGCCGACCCGGGCTCCGTCTCGTACCTCTTCAACCGCAAGGGCGTCGTGATCGTTCCCAAGGGAGAGCTGTCCGAGGACGACGTCCTCGGCGCCGTCCTGGACGCGGGCGCCGAAGAGGTCAACGACCTCGGCGAGTCCTTCGAGGTCCTCTCCGAGGCCACCGACATGGTCGCGGTCCGCACCGCGCTCCAGGACGCGGGCATCGAGTACGACTCGGCGGACGCCAACTTCGTCCCGACCATGCAGGTCGAGCTGGACGAGGAGGGCGCGCGGAAGATCTTCAAGCTGATCGACGCCCTGGAGGACAGCGACGACGTGCAGAACGTCTTCGCCAACTTCGACGTCTCGGACGAGGTCATGGCGAAGGTCGACGCCTGA
- the pdxT gene encoding pyridoxal 5'-phosphate synthase glutaminase subunit PdxT translates to MTSPVVGVLALQGDVREHLIALASADAVARPVRRPEELAEVDGLVIPGGESTTISKLAALFGLLEPLRARVRDGMPVYGTCAGMIMLADKILDPRSGQETVGGIDMIVRRNAFGRQNESFEASVGVNGVDGDPVEGVFIRAPWVESVGAEVDVLAEHEGHIVAVREGNALATSFHPELTGDHRIHALFVDMVRGNGRAGSL, encoded by the coding sequence ATGACCTCTCCCGTCGTGGGCGTCCTCGCTCTTCAGGGGGACGTGCGGGAGCACCTGATCGCCCTGGCCTCGGCGGACGCCGTGGCCAGGCCGGTCCGGCGCCCCGAAGAGCTCGCCGAGGTGGATGGCCTGGTCATCCCCGGCGGCGAGTCCACCACCATCTCGAAGCTGGCCGCCCTGTTCGGCCTCCTGGAACCCCTTCGCGCGCGCGTGCGGGACGGCATGCCCGTCTACGGCACCTGCGCGGGCATGATCATGCTCGCCGACAAGATCCTCGACCCGCGTTCGGGCCAGGAGACGGTGGGCGGCATCGACATGATCGTGCGACGCAACGCCTTCGGCAGGCAGAACGAGTCGTTCGAGGCGTCCGTCGGCGTCAACGGCGTGGACGGTGACCCCGTGGAGGGTGTCTTCATCCGGGCCCCCTGGGTGGAGTCGGTCGGCGCCGAGGTCGACGTGCTCGCCGAGCACGAGGGCCACATCGTCGCCGTACGCGAGGGCAACGCGCTCGCCACCTCGTTCCACCCCGAGTTGACGGGCGACCACCGCATCCACGCGTTGTTCGTGGACATGGTGCGAGGGAACGGGCGCGCGGGATCCTTGTAG
- the pdxS gene encoding pyridoxal 5'-phosphate synthase lyase subunit PdxS codes for MSSTPSSSNPTPEIGTARVKRGMAEQLKGGVIMDVVNAEQAKIAEDAGAVAVMALERVPADIRKDGGVARMSDPNMIEEIIEAVSIPVMAKSRIGHFVEAQVLQSLGVDYIDESEVLTPADEVNHSDKFAFTTPFVCGATNLGEALRRIAEGAAMIRSKGEAGTGNVVEAVRHLRQIKNEIAKLRGFDNNELYAAAKELRAPYELVKETAELGKLPVVLFSAGGVATPADAALMRQLGAEGVFVGSGIFKSGDPAKRAAAIVKATTFFDDPKIIADASRNLGEAMVGINCDTLPETERYANRGW; via the coding sequence GTGTCCAGCACCCCCTCCAGCAGCAACCCGACGCCCGAGATCGGCACCGCGCGCGTGAAGCGCGGCATGGCCGAGCAGCTCAAGGGCGGCGTGATCATGGACGTCGTCAACGCCGAGCAGGCGAAGATAGCCGAGGACGCCGGCGCCGTCGCCGTCATGGCGCTGGAGCGGGTCCCCGCCGACATCCGCAAGGACGGCGGCGTCGCCCGGATGTCCGACCCGAACATGATCGAAGAGATCATCGAGGCCGTCTCCATCCCGGTCATGGCGAAGTCCCGCATCGGCCACTTCGTCGAGGCCCAGGTGCTCCAGTCCCTCGGCGTCGACTACATCGACGAGTCCGAGGTCCTCACCCCGGCCGACGAGGTCAACCACAGCGACAAGTTCGCCTTCACGACCCCGTTCGTCTGCGGCGCCACCAACCTGGGCGAGGCCCTGCGCCGCATCGCCGAGGGCGCGGCCATGATCCGCTCCAAGGGCGAGGCCGGCACCGGCAACGTCGTCGAGGCCGTCCGCCACCTGCGCCAGATCAAGAACGAGATCGCCAAGCTGCGCGGCTTCGACAACAACGAGCTGTACGCCGCCGCCAAGGAGCTCCGCGCCCCCTACGAGCTGGTCAAGGAGACCGCCGAGCTCGGCAAGCTCCCCGTGGTCCTCTTCTCCGCCGGTGGCGTCGCCACCCCCGCCGACGCCGCCCTGATGCGTCAGCTCGGCGCCGAGGGCGTCTTCGTCGGCTCCGGCATCTTCAAGTCCGGCGACCCGGCCAAGCGCGCCGCCGCGATCGTCAAGGCCACCACGTTCTTCGACGACCCGAAGATCATCGCGGACGCCTCCCGCAACCTCGGCGAGGCCATGGTCGGCATCAACTGCGACACCCTGCCGGAGACCGAGCGCTACGCGAACCGGGGCTGGTGA
- a CDS encoding glycosyltransferase family 4 protein, whose amino-acid sequence MRIGIVCPYSWDVPGGVQFHIRDLAEHLIRLGHEVSVLAPADDETPLPPYVVSAGRAVPVPYNGSVARLNFGFLSAARVRRWLHDGTFDVIHIHEPASPSLGLLACWAAQGPIVATFHTSNPRSRAMIAAYPILQPALEKISARVAVSEYARRTLVEHLGGDAVVIPNGVDVDFFAEAEPKPEWQGETIGFIGRIDEPRKGLPVLMKALPQIFAERPEARLLVAGRGDEDEAVASLPAELRSRVEFLGMVSDEDKARLLRSVDLYVAPNTGGESFGIILVEAMSAGAPVLASDLDAFAQVLDQGAAGDLFTNEDAESLAKAAVRLLSDPDRRTGLRDRGSAHVRRFDWSTVGADILAVYETVTDGAASVAADERTGLRARFGLAQKG is encoded by the coding sequence GTGAGGATCGGCATCGTCTGCCCGTACTCCTGGGACGTGCCGGGCGGCGTCCAGTTCCACATCCGCGATCTGGCGGAGCACCTCATCCGCCTCGGGCACGAGGTCTCCGTCCTCGCTCCCGCCGACGACGAGACACCGCTTCCGCCGTACGTCGTGTCGGCGGGCCGGGCCGTTCCCGTGCCGTACAACGGCTCGGTCGCGCGGCTCAACTTCGGCTTCCTTTCGGCCGCGCGGGTACGCCGATGGCTGCACGACGGCACGTTCGACGTCATCCACATCCACGAGCCCGCCTCACCCTCGCTCGGCCTGCTCGCCTGCTGGGCCGCGCAGGGCCCGATCGTGGCGACGTTCCACACGTCCAACCCGCGCTCACGGGCGATGATCGCCGCGTACCCGATCCTGCAGCCCGCCCTGGAGAAGATCAGCGCGCGCGTCGCGGTGAGCGAGTACGCGCGCCGGACCCTCGTCGAACACCTGGGCGGCGACGCGGTCGTCATCCCCAACGGCGTCGACGTCGACTTCTTCGCCGAGGCCGAGCCCAAGCCCGAGTGGCAGGGGGAGACGATCGGCTTCATCGGCCGCATCGACGAACCCCGCAAGGGCCTTCCGGTGCTGATGAAGGCCCTGCCGCAGATCTTCGCCGAACGCCCCGAGGCACGTCTCCTGGTGGCGGGCCGCGGCGACGAGGACGAGGCGGTGGCCTCCCTCCCCGCCGAACTGCGCTCCCGCGTCGAGTTCCTCGGCATGGTCAGCGACGAGGACAAGGCACGGCTGCTGCGCAGCGTCGACCTGTACGTCGCCCCGAACACCGGCGGCGAGAGCTTCGGCATCATCCTGGTCGAGGCGATGTCGGCGGGCGCCCCGGTGCTCGCCAGCGACCTGGATGCCTTCGCCCAGGTCCTCGACCAGGGCGCGGCGGGCGACCTGTTCACCAACGAGGACGCGGAGTCCCTGGCCAAGGCGGCCGTACGCCTCCTGTCCGACCCGGACCGCCGCACGGGCCTGCGCGACCGGGGCAGCGCCCACGTACGCCGCTTCGACTGGTCGACGGTCGGCGCGGACATCCTGGCGGTCTACGAAACGGTGACGGACGGAGCGGCGTCGGTAGCCGCGGACGAACGCACGGGGTTGCGGGCGCGCTTCGGCTTGGCGCAGAAGGGCTGA